A region of Periplaneta americana isolate PAMFEO1 chromosome 16, P.americana_PAMFEO1_priV1, whole genome shotgun sequence DNA encodes the following proteins:
- the LOC138691876 gene encoding zinc finger protein 239-like isoform X1, producing the protein MHSSYHSPQMNVSLFQSSLSVVMDVIKTEPEVDPLAIQSNGARDFLLEEENLLDQHMTGIKSEYEIKVEEAPESVHFPLLKSEAEKESRDLTRVNRDLSLQVKTEGAEARPKSFEDQEMTSQYCSITQEGDATLKHSPEDQTWGSSADCNELPSDMEAGAVSFRCNICDKDLSNDRSLRRHLLTHSEHKPFKCDVCNNSFTTNNNLKVHYRLHSGEKRFKCDVCGKGFSERANLMIHTCQHAGEKQFKCNVCGKCFSHSGNLRNHESQHANEKSFKCGSCGKCFSHMRDLQIHSRSHSATKPFKCDVCGRSFWELAHLQSHSISHSGEKPFACVVCGKCFSHASHLKSHSRTHAGKKP; encoded by the exons ATGCATTCGTCATATCACAGTCCACAAATGAATGTCAGTTTGTTTCAAAGCTCTCTTTCAGTTGTGATGGACGTAATCAAGACAGAACCAGAGGTTGATCCGTTGGCTATACAATCAAATGGCGCCAGAGATTTTTTATTAGaa GAAGAAAATTTACTGGATCAGCACATGACTGGGATAAAATCGGAATATGAGATCAAAGTTGAGGAAGCTCCTGAGTCAGTTCATTTTCCCTTGCTGAAGAGTGAAGCTGAG AAAGAGTCACGTGATTTGACCAGAGTGAATCGGGACTTGTCACTGCAAGTGAAGACAGAGGGAGCTGAAGCCAGGCCCAAGAG CTTTGAGGATCAAGAAATGACATCACAGTACTGCAGTATCACACAAGAAGGGGATGCGACACTGAAGCATAGTCCAGAGGATCAGACGTGGGGAAGTTCTGCTGACTGCAACGAACTGCCGTCTGACATGGAGGCTGGTGCCGTGTCATTCAGGTGTAATATCTGCGACAAGGATCTGTCAAATGACCGATCTTTGAGAAGGCATCTGCTAACCCATTCGGAACACAAGCCATTCAAGTGTGACGTCTGTAACAACTCCTTCACGACGAATAATAATCTGAAAGTCCATTACCGCCTGCACTCGGGCGAGAAGCGATTCAAGTGCGATGTGTGTGGAAAAGGCTTCTCTGAGAGAGCGAATTTGATGATTCACACATGTCAACATGCGGGCGAAAAGCAATTCAAGTGCAACGTGTGTGGCAAATGCTTCTCGCATTCAGGGAATCTGAGGAATCACGAAAGCCAGCACGCCAACGAGAAGTCGTTCAAATGCGGAAGCTGTGGGAAATGCTTCTCGCATATGAGAGACCTGCAGATCCATTCTCGCTCGCATTCAGCCACGAAGCCGTTCAAGTGTGACGTATGCGGCAGGAGTTTCTGGGAGCTGGCGCATCTCCAGTCGCATTCCATCAGTCATTCCGGGGAGAAGCCGTTCGCTTGTGTTGTGTGCGGCAAGTGTTTCTCCCACGCGAGTCATCTGAAGTCCCATTCGCGGACACATGCTGGCAAGAAGCCATAA
- the LOC138691876 gene encoding zinc finger protein 239-like isoform X2 yields the protein MDVIKTEPEVDPLAIQSNGARDFLLEEENLLDQHMTGIKSEYEIKVEEAPESVHFPLLKSEAEKESRDLTRVNRDLSLQVKTEGAEARPKSFEDQEMTSQYCSITQEGDATLKHSPEDQTWGSSADCNELPSDMEAGAVSFRCNICDKDLSNDRSLRRHLLTHSEHKPFKCDVCNNSFTTNNNLKVHYRLHSGEKRFKCDVCGKGFSERANLMIHTCQHAGEKQFKCNVCGKCFSHSGNLRNHESQHANEKSFKCGSCGKCFSHMRDLQIHSRSHSATKPFKCDVCGRSFWELAHLQSHSISHSGEKPFACVVCGKCFSHASHLKSHSRTHAGKKP from the exons ATGGACGTAATCAAGACAGAACCAGAGGTTGATCCGTTGGCTATACAATCAAATGGCGCCAGAGATTTTTTATTAGaa GAAGAAAATTTACTGGATCAGCACATGACTGGGATAAAATCGGAATATGAGATCAAAGTTGAGGAAGCTCCTGAGTCAGTTCATTTTCCCTTGCTGAAGAGTGAAGCTGAG AAAGAGTCACGTGATTTGACCAGAGTGAATCGGGACTTGTCACTGCAAGTGAAGACAGAGGGAGCTGAAGCCAGGCCCAAGAG CTTTGAGGATCAAGAAATGACATCACAGTACTGCAGTATCACACAAGAAGGGGATGCGACACTGAAGCATAGTCCAGAGGATCAGACGTGGGGAAGTTCTGCTGACTGCAACGAACTGCCGTCTGACATGGAGGCTGGTGCCGTGTCATTCAGGTGTAATATCTGCGACAAGGATCTGTCAAATGACCGATCTTTGAGAAGGCATCTGCTAACCCATTCGGAACACAAGCCATTCAAGTGTGACGTCTGTAACAACTCCTTCACGACGAATAATAATCTGAAAGTCCATTACCGCCTGCACTCGGGCGAGAAGCGATTCAAGTGCGATGTGTGTGGAAAAGGCTTCTCTGAGAGAGCGAATTTGATGATTCACACATGTCAACATGCGGGCGAAAAGCAATTCAAGTGCAACGTGTGTGGCAAATGCTTCTCGCATTCAGGGAATCTGAGGAATCACGAAAGCCAGCACGCCAACGAGAAGTCGTTCAAATGCGGAAGCTGTGGGAAATGCTTCTCGCATATGAGAGACCTGCAGATCCATTCTCGCTCGCATTCAGCCACGAAGCCGTTCAAGTGTGACGTATGCGGCAGGAGTTTCTGGGAGCTGGCGCATCTCCAGTCGCATTCCATCAGTCATTCCGGGGAGAAGCCGTTCGCTTGTGTTGTGTGCGGCAAGTGTTTCTCCCACGCGAGTCATCTGAAGTCCCATTCGCGGACACATGCTGGCAAGAAGCCATAA
- the LOC138691879 gene encoding zinc finger protein ZFP2-like isoform X4, translating into MDDVKTESDKDPLAIEDNDDARECVPEPHREASEDKKEPQERGDDTDAEEKKHCAEEEEDLMRPHVVHIKVECVDPSYDMTPEVKCEEENPASPSFSVVKCEPEQEASCVVHAVKEEPNLEDWADGEEILGKSADISHGNGGSVHKCNVCARSFVCVEDLRSHACSLTHEEDFDYDVFGKCFPESDGYSSQVAPPTPDSRFKCHVCDKCFPSKVHLKIHGRDHRDEVVFKCTDCGKCLSNSKSLKVHKRRHTGEKPFKCQECGMCFSQSGSLKRHVRLHTGDMFFKCDVCGKCYKHSESLQKHVRVHAEHKTDPLGDGKADVAPPQRSGPKSKCEECGKCFSSASSLVIHIRKHTGERPFKCDVCGKCFSSSGSLIIHARQHTGEKPFKCDVCGKSFSRAARLNKHSLLHTGDKPFKCDVCGRCYTESKSLKIHALQHTGEKPFKCDVCGKSFSYLASFNIHVREHTGEKPFQCDVCGKCFSRAVRLQIHARLHTGDKPFKCNICGKSYTDSGNLNYHARQHTGDKPFKCDVCGKCFPHAASLKRHVRIHENK; encoded by the exons GAGGAAGAGGACTTAATGAGACCACATGTGGTTCACATAAAGGTGGAGTGTGTGGACCCAAGCTATGATATGACGCCAGAGGTTAAATGTGAAGAAGAAAATCCagcttcaccttcattttctgTGGTGAAGTGTGAGCCTGAG CAGGAAGCATCATGCGTAGTGCATGCAGTGAAGGAGGAGCCAAATCTGGAAGACTGGGCTGACGGAGAAGAGATTCTGGGTAAAAG CGCTGATATCAGCCATGGCAACGGAGGAAGCGTTCACAAGTGCAACGTGTGTGCCAGGAGTTTCGTGTGCGTGGAAGACCTCAGAAGTCACGCCTGCTCGCTTACACACGAGGAGGATTTCGATTACGACGTGTTCGGCAAGTGCTTCCCGGAATCGGACGGCTACAGCAGCCAAGTGGCGCCACCCACGCCCGACAGTCGTTTCAAATGCCACGTTTGCGACAAATGCTTTCCCAGCAAGGTGCACCTCAAGATTCACGGCCGGGACCACAGGGACGAGGTCGTCTTCAAGTGCACGGACTGCGGCAAGTGCTTGTCCAATTCCAAGAGCCTTAAGGTTCACAAGCGCCGCCACACGGGGGAGAAGCCCTTCAAGTGTCAAGAATGCGGGATGTGTTTCTCGCAGTCGGGGAGCCTGAAGAGACACGTGCGCCTCCACACGGGCGACATGTTCTTCAAGTGCGACGTCTGCGGGAAGTGCTACAAGCACTCCGAGAGCCTGCAGAAGCACGTGCGCGTCCACGCGGAACACAAGACCGACCCCCTCGGCGACGGGAAGGCCGATGTCGCCCCACCCCAAAGGAGCGGACCGAAATCGAAATGCGAAGAGTGCGGGAAATGCTTCTCCAGTGCCAGCAGTCTAGTGATTCACATACGCAAACACACCGGCGAGAGGCCTTTCAAATGCGACGTTTGCGGGAAATGCTTCTCCAGTTCCGGAAGCCTCATAATTCACGCCCGGCAACACACGggcgaaaaacctttcaaatgcgatgtgtgcGGCAAGTCTTTTTCCCGCGCCGCTAGGCTCAACAAGCATTCTCTGCTGCACACGGGcgataaacctttcaaatgcgatgtatgCGGCAGGTGCTACACGGAGTCGAAAAGTCTGAAGATCCATGCCCTCCAACACACAggcgaaaaacctttcaaatgtgacgtGTGCGGGAAATCTTTCTCGTATTTGGCGAGTTTCAACATCCACGTACGCGAGCACACGGGCGAGAAGCCTTTCCAATGCGATGTTTGCGGGAAATGTTTTTCGCGTGCGGTGAGACTCCAGATTCACGCGCGCTTGCACACCGGGGACAAGCCGTTCAAATGTAATATCTGCGGCAAGTCTTACACGGATTCCGGGAATTTGAATTATCATGCGCGCCAACATACGGGCGACAAGCCTTTCAAATGCGACGTCTGTGGGAAATGTTTCCCGCATGCCGCTAGTCTGAAAAGACACGTGCGCATCCACGAGAACAAGTAA